From a single Streptomyces rubradiris genomic region:
- the coaA gene encoding type I pantothenate kinase, producing the protein MPRSAHRHRPEATPYVDLTRAEWSALRDKTPLPLSAEEVEKLRGLGDVIDLDEVRDIYLPLSRLLNLYVGATDGLRGALNTFLGEKGSQSGTPFVIGVAGSVAVGKSTVARLLQALLSRWPEHPRVELVTTDGFLLPTRELEARGLMSRKGFPESYDRRALTRFVADIKAGKDEVSAPVYSHLIYDIVPGERLVVRRPDILIVEGLNVLQPALPGKDGRTRVGLADYFDFSVYVDASTEDIERWYLSRFRKLRQTAFQDPSSYFRKYTQVSEEEALDYARMLWRTINQPNLVENIAPTRGRATLILRKGPDHKVQRLRLRKL; encoded by the coding sequence ATGCCCCGGAGCGCCCACCGGCACAGGCCGGAGGCGACTCCCTACGTCGATCTCACCCGCGCCGAGTGGAGCGCGCTGCGCGACAAGACGCCGTTGCCGCTCAGCGCCGAGGAGGTGGAGAAGCTCCGCGGTCTGGGTGACGTCATCGACCTGGACGAGGTGCGGGACATCTACCTCCCGCTCTCCCGGCTCCTCAACCTCTACGTCGGCGCCACGGACGGTCTGCGCGGCGCGCTGAACACCTTCCTCGGGGAGAAGGGCTCCCAGTCCGGCACCCCCTTCGTGATAGGCGTCGCCGGCTCCGTGGCCGTCGGCAAGTCCACCGTCGCCCGCCTGCTCCAGGCCCTGCTCTCCCGCTGGCCCGAGCACCCCCGCGTGGAACTGGTCACGACGGACGGCTTCCTGCTGCCCACCCGGGAGCTGGAGGCCCGCGGCCTGATGTCGCGGAAAGGTTTCCCCGAGTCCTACGACCGCCGGGCCCTGACCCGTTTCGTCGCCGACATCAAGGCCGGCAAGGACGAGGTGTCGGCACCGGTCTACTCCCACCTGATCTACGACATCGTGCCGGGCGAGCGCCTCGTCGTCCGCCGCCCGGACATCCTCATCGTCGAGGGGCTGAACGTCCTCCAGCCCGCGCTGCCCGGCAAGGACGGCCGTACCCGGGTCGGTCTCGCCGACTACTTCGACTTCAGCGTGTACGTCGACGCGAGCACCGAGGACATCGAGCGCTGGTACCTCAGCCGCTTCCGGAAGCTGCGGCAGACCGCCTTCCAGGACCCGTCGTCGTACTTCCGCAAGTACACCCAGGTCTCCGAGGAGGAGGCCCTGGACTACGCGCGCATGCTCTGGCGGACCATCAATCAGCCGAACCTGGTGGAGAACATCGCCCCGACCCGGGGCCGGGCCACCCTCATCCTGCGCAAGGGCCCGGACCACAAGGTGCAGCGGCTGCGGCTGCGCAAGCTGTAG
- a CDS encoding polyprenol monophosphomannose synthase, with amino-acid sequence MAQSEAARVTVVMPTYNEAANLPGMAEAVLGLELDGLQLKIVDDSSPDGTGRIAEELAEKYNGDGRTRMSVLHRTEKDGLGRAYTAGMSAALDEGAEYVVQMDADGSHPVEAVPRMLQAALDSGAGLVVGSRYVEGGSLDEEWAAHRVLLSRFANRYARAVLGTDIQDITAGFNLWSARTLRDVGLTSLDSAGYSFQVELKYRAVRAGHTAVEIPIRFAERTEGESKMTLRTQLESAVLPLRLRLKRY; translated from the coding sequence ATGGCACAGAGCGAGGCGGCCCGGGTCACCGTGGTGATGCCGACCTACAACGAGGCGGCGAACCTGCCGGGCATGGCCGAGGCCGTGCTCGGGCTGGAGCTGGACGGGCTCCAGCTGAAGATCGTCGACGACTCCAGCCCGGACGGCACCGGGCGGATCGCCGAGGAGTTGGCCGAGAAGTACAACGGCGACGGCCGCACCCGGATGAGCGTGCTGCACCGCACCGAGAAGGACGGGCTGGGCCGGGCGTACACCGCCGGGATGTCCGCCGCGCTGGACGAGGGCGCCGAGTACGTCGTCCAGATGGACGCCGACGGCAGCCACCCGGTGGAGGCGGTGCCCCGCATGCTCCAGGCGGCCCTCGACTCCGGCGCCGGGCTGGTGGTCGGCAGCCGCTACGTCGAGGGCGGGTCGCTGGACGAGGAGTGGGCCGCCCACCGGGTGCTGCTGTCCCGGTTCGCCAACCGGTACGCGCGCGCCGTCCTCGGCACCGACATCCAGGACATCACGGCCGGGTTCAACCTGTGGTCGGCGCGGACCCTGCGGGACGTCGGCCTGACGTCCCTGGACAGCGCCGGCTACAGCTTCCAGGTGGAGCTGAAGTACCGGGCCGTCCGGGCCGGGCACACGGCCGTGGAGATCCCCATCCGGTTCGCCGAGCGCACCGAGGGCGAGTCCAAGATGACGCTGCGCACCCAGCTGGAGTCGGCGGTGCTGCCGCTGCGGCTGCGGCTGAAGCGGTACTAG
- the rpsI gene encoding 30S ribosomal protein S9 encodes MAETTAEQPLEELDIDSYTTESEVPVEGEYTSESLASRFGEPQPAAGLGRRKNAIARVRIVPGTGKWKINGRTLEDYFPNKVHQQEVNEPFKVLELDGRYDVIARIAGGGVSGQAGALRLGVARALNEADVDNNRGPLKKAGFLKRDDRAVERKKAGLKKARKAPQYSKR; translated from the coding sequence GTGGCCGAGACCACTGCCGAGCAGCCGCTCGAAGAGCTTGACATCGACAGCTACACCACCGAGTCCGAGGTCCCCGTCGAGGGCGAGTACACCTCGGAGTCCCTGGCCTCCCGCTTCGGCGAGCCGCAGCCGGCCGCCGGCCTGGGCCGCCGCAAGAACGCCATCGCCCGCGTCCGGATCGTCCCGGGCACCGGCAAGTGGAAGATCAACGGTCGCACCCTTGAGGACTACTTCCCGAACAAGGTGCACCAGCAGGAAGTCAACGAGCCGTTCAAGGTCCTTGAGCTCGACGGCCGTTACGACGTCATCGCCCGCATCGCCGGTGGCGGTGTCTCCGGCCAGGCCGGTGCGCTCCGTCTCGGTGTCGCCCGCGCGCTGAACGAGGCCGACGTCGACAACAACCGCGGCCCGCTGAAGAAGGCCGGCTTCCTCAAGCGCGACGACCGTGCGGTCGAGCGGAAGAAGGCCGGTCTGAAGAAGGCCCGCAAGGCTCCGCAGTACAGCAAGCGCTAA
- a CDS encoding DUF389 domain-containing protein, translating into MLHLRLITPAGQTEEVVRLIERTVGTTHLVVLPGTARDPVGDLVLCDVAREAADELIAGLRRLGLEDTGSIAVEDIGLSLSRRAEEAEKEAPGEGADAVLWEGLIEATHEESTLSVTYLAFITLATMIAACGVVLDNAILIVGAMAVGPEFGPLAGISAALVRRRPRLAWRSLLALLVGFAVAMALTSAFSLLMDATGLFSEDRLEGARPNTGFIYAPDWFSFVVAVLAGVAGILSLTSAKSGALVGVAISVTTVPAAANAAVALAYGDTSQTSGSTVQLLLNLLGIVLAGTLTLLAQKHFWERRLKRS; encoded by the coding sequence ATGCTGCATCTGCGCCTGATCACCCCGGCCGGGCAGACGGAGGAGGTGGTGCGGCTGATCGAGCGGACGGTCGGCACCACCCACCTCGTCGTCCTGCCCGGCACCGCCCGCGACCCCGTCGGCGACCTCGTCCTGTGCGACGTGGCGCGCGAGGCGGCCGACGAACTCATCGCCGGACTGCGGCGGCTGGGCCTGGAGGACACCGGTTCCATAGCCGTGGAGGACATCGGCCTGTCGCTGTCCCGGCGGGCCGAGGAGGCCGAGAAGGAGGCGCCCGGCGAGGGCGCGGACGCGGTGCTGTGGGAGGGCCTGATCGAGGCCACCCACGAGGAGTCGACGCTCTCGGTCACCTACCTCGCCTTCATCACCCTGGCCACGATGATCGCCGCCTGCGGTGTGGTGCTGGACAACGCGATCCTGATCGTGGGCGCGATGGCGGTCGGCCCGGAGTTCGGCCCGCTGGCCGGCATCAGCGCGGCCCTGGTACGGCGCCGTCCGCGCCTGGCCTGGCGCTCGCTGCTCGCACTGCTGGTGGGCTTCGCGGTGGCCATGGCCTTGACCAGCGCGTTCAGCCTGCTGATGGACGCGACCGGGCTGTTCAGCGAGGACCGACTGGAGGGCGCCCGGCCGAACACCGGGTTCATCTACGCCCCCGACTGGTTCTCCTTCGTCGTGGCCGTGCTCGCCGGCGTCGCCGGCATCCTGTCCCTGACCTCCGCCAAGTCGGGCGCCCTGGTGGGCGTGGCCATCTCCGTGACCACGGTCCCGGCCGCGGCCAACGCGGCGGTGGCGCTGGCCTACGGCGACACGTCACAGACCAGCGGCTCGACCGTCCAGCTCCTGCTGAACCTGCTGGGCATCGTGCTGGCGGGGACCCTCACGCTGCTCGCCCAGAAGCATTTCTGGGAGCGCCGGCTCAAGCGCTCCTGA
- the glmS gene encoding glutamine--fructose-6-phosphate transaminase (isomerizing), protein MCGIVGYVGSQSALDVVMAGLKRLEYRGYDSAGVAVLADGGLAAAKKAGKLVNLEKELVERPLPTGSTGIGHTRWATHGGPTDANAHPHLDNAGRVAVVHNGIIENFAVLRAELAERGHELTSETDTEVVAHLLAEEFSVTADLAEAMRLVCRRLEGAFTLVAVHADAPDVVVGARRNSPLVVGVGEGEAFLASDVAAFIAHTRSAIELGQDQVVELRRDGVTVTGFDGRPADIRSYHVDWDASAAEKGGYDYFMLKEIAEQPKAVADTLLGRIDPSGSLTLDEVRISPSELREVDKVVIVACGTAFHAGLIAKYAIEHWTRIPCEVELASEFRYRDPILDGRSLVIAISQSGETMDTLMALRHAREQGSKVLAICNTNGSTIPRESDAVLYTHAGPEVAVASTKAFLTQLVACYLVALYLGQVRGTKWGDEVHAVIKDLSRISHEVERVLETMEPVRALARTLATKNTVLFLGRHVGYPVALEGALKLKELAYMHAEGFAAGELKHGPIALIEEDLPVVVVVPSPRGRSLLHDKIVSNIQEIRARGARTIVIAEEGDETVVPYADHLIRIPATPTLLQPLVATVPLQVFACELATARGNEVDQPRNLAKSVTVE, encoded by the coding sequence ATGTGCGGAATCGTGGGATACGTAGGGTCACAGTCGGCGCTGGATGTCGTGATGGCCGGGCTGAAGCGGCTGGAGTACCGGGGCTACGACTCGGCGGGGGTCGCCGTGCTCGCGGACGGCGGGCTGGCCGCCGCGAAGAAGGCCGGGAAGCTGGTCAACCTGGAGAAGGAGCTGGTCGAACGGCCGCTGCCGACCGGCTCGACCGGCATCGGGCACACCCGCTGGGCCACCCATGGCGGGCCCACGGACGCCAACGCGCACCCTCACCTGGACAACGCGGGCCGGGTCGCCGTGGTGCACAACGGCATCATCGAGAACTTCGCCGTGCTGCGCGCCGAACTCGCCGAGCGCGGGCACGAGTTGACCTCCGAGACGGACACCGAGGTCGTCGCCCACCTGCTCGCCGAGGAGTTCTCGGTCACCGCCGACCTCGCCGAGGCGATGCGGCTGGTGTGCCGCCGCCTGGAAGGCGCGTTCACCCTGGTCGCGGTGCACGCCGACGCACCGGACGTGGTGGTCGGCGCCCGCCGCAACTCCCCGCTGGTGGTGGGCGTCGGCGAGGGCGAGGCGTTCCTGGCCTCCGACGTCGCCGCGTTCATCGCCCACACCCGCTCCGCGATCGAGCTGGGCCAGGACCAGGTGGTCGAACTGCGCCGGGACGGCGTCACGGTGACCGGCTTCGACGGCCGCCCCGCCGACATCCGCTCCTACCACGTGGACTGGGACGCCTCCGCCGCCGAGAAGGGCGGCTACGACTACTTCATGCTCAAGGAGATCGCCGAGCAGCCCAAGGCCGTCGCCGACACCCTGCTCGGCCGCATCGACCCCAGCGGCTCGCTGACCCTGGACGAGGTGCGGATCAGCCCCTCCGAACTGCGCGAGGTCGACAAGGTCGTCATCGTCGCCTGCGGTACGGCCTTCCACGCCGGCCTGATCGCCAAGTACGCCATCGAGCACTGGACCCGCATCCCCTGCGAGGTCGAGCTGGCCAGCGAGTTCCGCTACCGGGACCCGATCCTGGACGGCCGCTCCCTGGTGATCGCCATCTCCCAGTCCGGCGAGACCATGGACACCCTGATGGCGCTGCGCCACGCCCGCGAACAGGGCTCCAAGGTGCTGGCGATCTGCAACACCAACGGCTCGACCATCCCCCGCGAGTCCGACGCCGTGCTCTACACGCACGCCGGCCCCGAGGTCGCCGTCGCCTCGACCAAGGCCTTCCTCACCCAGCTCGTCGCCTGCTACCTGGTCGCCCTGTACCTCGGCCAGGTGCGCGGCACCAAGTGGGGCGACGAGGTCCACGCGGTCATCAAGGACCTGTCCCGGATCTCGCACGAGGTGGAACGGGTCCTGGAGACCATGGAGCCGGTCCGGGCGCTGGCCCGCACCCTGGCCACGAAGAACACCGTCCTCTTCCTCGGCCGGCACGTCGGCTACCCGGTGGCCCTGGAAGGCGCGCTGAAGCTCAAGGAACTCGCCTACATGCACGCCGAGGGCTTCGCCGCCGGCGAGCTGAAGCACGGCCCGATCGCGCTGATCGAGGAGGACCTTCCGGTGGTGGTGGTCGTACCGTCCCCGCGCGGCCGGTCCCTCCTGCACGACAAGATCGTGTCCAACATCCAGGAGATCCGCGCGCGTGGCGCCCGTACCATCGTCATCGCCGAGGAGGGCGACGAGACGGTGGTCCCCTACGCCGACCACCTGATCCGCATCCCGGCCACGCCGACGCTGCTCCAGCCACTGGTGGCCACCGTGCCGTTGCAGGTCTTCGCCTGCGAACTGGCCACGGCCCGGGGCAACGAGGTGGACCAGCCCCGGAACCTGGCGAAGTCCGTCACCGTGGAGTGA
- a CDS encoding SDR family NAD(P)-dependent oxidoreductase: MTSTNAYLSGLFSLDGRVALVTGGSSGIGRAVAGALARAGASVVIVARRERELTDTVAELTADGCRAAWVSGDLGSRDGVRAVAEDAAAVFGEPDILVNSAGINLRPPLGELGEDVWDATMAVNLEAPFLLGQRFGPGMAERGFGRIIHISSQQAHRAFVQSGAYGVSKGGLESLARSQAEAWSPYGVTCNTLVPGFVMTPLNARLSADPERVAALAARTMTGRNGLAEDFAGAAVFLASGASAYVTGQSIHVDGGLSVH; the protein is encoded by the coding sequence ATGACCTCAACGAACGCTTATCTCTCCGGCCTGTTCTCGCTGGACGGCCGTGTCGCGCTGGTGACCGGCGGCAGCTCTGGCATCGGGCGGGCCGTCGCGGGGGCGCTGGCGCGGGCCGGGGCGAGCGTCGTGATCGTGGCCCGGCGTGAGCGCGAACTCACCGACACGGTCGCGGAGTTGACGGCCGACGGCTGCCGGGCGGCCTGGGTGAGCGGTGATCTGGGCAGCCGGGACGGGGTGCGCGCGGTCGCCGAGGACGCGGCGGCCGTGTTCGGGGAGCCCGACATCCTCGTCAACTCCGCCGGGATCAACCTCCGTCCGCCGCTGGGCGAGCTGGGCGAGGACGTGTGGGACGCCACCATGGCGGTGAACCTGGAGGCGCCGTTCCTGCTGGGGCAGCGGTTCGGGCCGGGGATGGCCGAGCGGGGCTTCGGCCGGATCATCCACATCAGCTCCCAGCAGGCGCACCGGGCGTTCGTGCAGAGCGGTGCCTACGGCGTGTCGAAGGGCGGGCTGGAGTCGCTGGCCCGTTCCCAGGCCGAGGCCTGGTCACCGTACGGGGTCACCTGCAACACCCTGGTGCCGGGCTTCGTGATGACCCCGCTCAACGCGCGGCTGTCGGCCGACCCCGAGCGGGTGGCGGCCCTGGCCGCGCGCACGATGACCGGCCGCAACGGCCTGGCCGAGGACTTCGCGGGCGCGGCCGTGTTCCTGGCGAGCGGCGCCTCCGCCTATGTCACCGGCCAGTCGATCCACGTGGACGGCGGCCTGTCCGTCCACTGA
- a CDS encoding holo-ACP synthase, translated as MSIIGVGIDVAEIDRFRASLERTPGLAGRLFVERELLLPSGERRGIASLAARFAAKEALAKALGAPPGLHWTDAEVYVEDSGQPRLRVKGTVAARAAELGVRAWHVSLSHDAGVASAVVVAEG; from the coding sequence ATGAGCATCATCGGGGTGGGCATCGACGTCGCCGAGATCGACCGGTTCCGGGCATCCCTGGAGCGGACGCCGGGGCTGGCCGGCCGGTTGTTCGTGGAGCGTGAACTGCTGCTGCCCAGCGGGGAACGGCGCGGCATCGCCTCGCTGGCGGCCCGGTTCGCCGCCAAGGAGGCGCTGGCCAAGGCGCTGGGGGCACCGCCGGGACTGCACTGGACCGACGCTGAGGTGTACGTGGAGGACAGCGGCCAGCCCCGCCTGCGGGTCAAGGGCACGGTGGCCGCGCGCGCGGCCGAGCTGGGCGTGCGGGCCTGGCACGTGTCGCTCAGTCACGACGCCGGGGTGGCCTCGGCCGTGGTGGTCGCCGAGGGCTGA
- the rplM gene encoding 50S ribosomal protein L13 encodes MRTYSPKPGDVTRQWHVIDAQDVVLGRLATTAATLLRGKHKPIYAPHVDAGDFVIIINADKVHLSGNKRTQKMAYRHSGYPGGLRSVRYDELLDKNPEKAIEKAVKGMLPKNSLGRQMLSKLKVYKGDQHPHAAQQPVPFEITQVAQ; translated from the coding sequence GTGCGTACGTACAGCCCCAAGCCCGGCGATGTGACGCGCCAGTGGCACGTCATCGACGCTCAGGACGTTGTCCTGGGCCGTCTCGCCACCACTGCTGCGACCCTCCTCCGGGGCAAGCACAAGCCGATCTACGCGCCGCACGTCGACGCTGGTGACTTCGTCATCATCATCAACGCCGACAAGGTGCACCTGTCCGGCAACAAGCGGACCCAGAAGATGGCCTACCGCCACTCCGGCTACCCGGGTGGTCTGCGCTCCGTCCGTTACGACGAGCTGCTGGACAAGAACCCGGAGAAGGCCATCGAAAAGGCCGTCAAGGGCATGCTCCCCAAGAACTCCCTGGGCCGTCAGATGCTCTCGAAGCTGAAGGTCTACAAGGGTGACCAGCACCCGCACGCGGCCCAGCAGCCGGTGCCGTTCGAGATCACCCAGGTCGCGCAGTAA
- the glmM gene encoding phosphoglucosamine mutase, with protein MGRLFGTDGVRGVANADLTAELALGLSVAAAHVLAEAGTFEGHKPTAVVGRDPRASGEFLEAAVVAGLASAGVDVLRVGVLPTPAVAHLTGALGADLGVMLSASHNAMPDNGIKFFARGGHKLADELEDRIEAVYDSHRHGEPWQRPTGAGVGRVRSYDEGFEQYIAHLLAVLPNRLDGLKIVLDEAHGAASGVSPEVFARAGAQVVTIGAEPDGLNINDGCGSTHLDLLKAAVVEHGADLGIAHDGDADRCLAVDHTGEEVDGDQILAVLALALRERSALPADTVVATVMSNLGFKLAMEREGIRLVQTAVGDRYVLEEMKEHGYALGGEQSGHVIILDHATTGDGTLTGLLLAARVAQTGRTLRELASVMERLPQVLINVPDVDKSRVRTSADLAAAVAEAEHELGETGRVLLRPSGTEPLVRVMVEAADIEQARAVAGRLADAVKAALG; from the coding sequence GTGGGACGACTCTTCGGCACGGACGGCGTGCGCGGTGTCGCCAACGCGGATCTGACGGCCGAGCTGGCGCTGGGCCTCTCCGTCGCCGCGGCGCATGTGCTGGCCGAGGCGGGCACCTTCGAGGGCCACAAGCCGACGGCGGTGGTCGGACGGGACCCGCGCGCGTCCGGGGAGTTCCTGGAGGCCGCGGTGGTGGCCGGGCTGGCCAGCGCGGGCGTCGACGTCCTGCGGGTCGGCGTGCTGCCGACGCCCGCGGTGGCGCACCTGACCGGCGCGCTCGGCGCCGACCTCGGCGTGATGCTCTCCGCCAGCCACAACGCCATGCCGGACAACGGCATCAAGTTCTTCGCCCGCGGCGGCCACAAACTCGCCGACGAGCTGGAGGACCGGATCGAGGCGGTCTACGACTCCCACCGGCACGGTGAGCCCTGGCAGCGGCCGACCGGGGCCGGCGTCGGCCGCGTACGGTCGTACGACGAGGGCTTCGAGCAGTACATCGCCCACCTGCTGGCGGTGCTGCCCAACCGGCTCGACGGCCTGAAGATCGTCCTGGACGAAGCGCACGGCGCGGCCTCGGGGGTCTCGCCGGAGGTGTTCGCCCGGGCGGGCGCCCAGGTCGTCACGATCGGTGCCGAGCCGGACGGGCTCAACATCAACGACGGCTGCGGCTCGACCCACCTGGACCTGCTCAAGGCCGCGGTCGTCGAGCACGGCGCGGACCTCGGCATCGCGCACGACGGTGACGCCGACCGCTGCCTGGCCGTGGACCACACCGGCGAGGAGGTGGACGGGGACCAGATCCTCGCCGTGCTCGCGCTGGCCCTGCGGGAGCGGTCCGCGCTGCCCGCCGACACGGTGGTGGCCACCGTGATGTCCAACCTCGGCTTCAAGCTGGCGATGGAACGCGAGGGCATCCGGCTCGTGCAGACGGCCGTGGGCGACCGGTACGTCCTGGAGGAGATGAAGGAGCACGGCTACGCCCTCGGCGGCGAGCAGTCCGGGCACGTCATCATCCTCGACCACGCCACCACCGGCGACGGCACGCTGACCGGCCTGCTGCTGGCGGCGCGGGTCGCCCAGACCGGCCGTACGCTGCGCGAGCTGGCCTCCGTCATGGAGCGGCTGCCGCAGGTCCTGATCAATGTGCCGGACGTGGACAAGTCGCGGGTGAGGACATCCGCGGACCTCGCCGCCGCGGTCGCCGAGGCGGAGCACGAACTCGGCGAGACCGGGCGGGTGTTGCTGCGGCCGTCGGGTACCGAGCCGCTGGTGCGGGTGATGGTCGAGGCCGCGGACATCGAGCAGGCGCGGGCGGTCGCGGGGCGGCTGGCCGACGCGGTGAAGGCGGCGCTCGGGTAG